CTCGACGTCGATGGTGACGTCGACGTCCTCGTCGATCTCTCGCCGCAGGCTCTTCGAGAACGGTCGCATCGCCTCCTCGGGGGTCACGTCGGCGAGATCGAGCACGTACGTAAAGCGCGGCTGGAGGTCGAAGCCCCGCCAGACGAACGGCCGAGGGTCGGTGTAGTCAGCCGAACAGACGATCCGAAACAGCGTCAGCGAGGTGTCGGCGTCGAGGGTGTCGAGCAGCCCCTCGACGAAGCGGCGGTTGACGAGTTCGGCCGTCCGGCGCTTCGGGCTGTTGGGCATGAGCACCGGCCCGAGGCGGTGGACGCCCATCGACGGGGGCGGGGAGACGACGAGCCGACCGGGTCGGCGCTGTTGTTCGAACACTGGGCAGAGCGCGACCGGGTTGTCGCCTTTGAATCCGCCGAACAGCCGGAGTCTCCCCCGCGCGTGCTGGTCGAGCACGCGGAGCGCCGGGGTCGTGTGGAACACCTCGACGCCGCTCGCCGGGAGGTACTCGTCCCATTCGGACAGTGAGAGTTCTTCAACGTTCATTCCGTCACCACGCAAGGCGGCTGATACGGGCTTTGTTATCCAGTTCCTACGCGAACGCGGGGCGTGAGAGTCGCTCCGGCCCGAGCGACTCATACAGTTCCCCCGGCGGTCCGACCCACGCACCTCGCTCTTTGGCCTGCTCGACGAGATGCCGGTAGAGCCGGCCGAAGCCGGGGAACTCCTGCTCGTTGAAAAAGCGCGGGTGCCACAGCACCGTCATCACGGCGTCGTTGTCGGCCGCCTCCTCGACGAGCCGGTCGCACTCGGTGGCGGCGCGCTCGAACGACTCGCCCGGGTCGGGGAGTGCGACCTCCATCGCGGTCAGCGGAAAGGTGACGAACTCGTCGTCGAACGGCCGGTGGACGCCGTACCCGTTCGCGAAGCCGTACTCCGTCGCCGAGCCCAGGCTCGCGTCGTAGTTGAACCCGAGCTCGCGCTGGGCGCGCCAGGTGTCGGTCCCGTCGAGATTCAGGTAATGCTGGCGGACGCCGTCGACGCCGTGGCCGAGCACCGATTCGAGCACCCGCGTCTCCGACGCCAGCCGGTCGGGGTCGGCGTACGAGCCGTACGAGCCGTGGAGTCCCACCTCCCACCCTCCCTCGTCGAGCGCGTGGATCACGTCGACGATCTCCGGCCGCGCGAGGTCGTAGCGGCCGAGATGCTGGATCCACCGGGTCGGATCGGTCCACACCGACGGCCCCTGCCCGAACAGATGCGGCTCGTTGAGGAAGTAGAACGCCGACCGCACGCCCAGTTCGTCTTCGAGGCGCATGATCCGCTCGAACTGCCAGTACGGCCGCGTCCCCGGCCGCAGGCTGGTCAGGTGGGCGGGGTCACGCTCGGCGAGCGCGTAGTACGCCGACTGCGCCCACGTCTTGTACGGCCGGTCGACGTCGTGGGTCAGACAGAGGGCGAACGAGTGGTCGGGATCAGGCATCGGCGAGCGCCTCCACGATCCGCGCGGCCGCGTCGCCGTCGCCGTAGGGGTCGGGCGACGACGACGGGACGCGGCGCTCGGCGAGCGCCGCCCGGATCGCGTCGGCCGACGCCCCCACGAGCGTGTTCCAGCCCGCCTCGACCGTCTCGATCCACTCGGTCTCCTCGCGGAGCGTGACGCAGACCGTCCCGAGAAAGAGCGCCTCCTTCTGGACGCCCCCCGAGTCCGTGGCGACGCGGGCGGCCCCGTCGAGCAAGTCGACGAACTCGAGATAGCCGACCGGCTCGATGACGGTCAGCGCCTCCGTGGCCCGCTCCCAGAGACCGTACTCCCGCAGCGCCGCCTCGGTCCGGGGGTGGACGGGGAACACGACCGGGTACGGCGCGTCCGCCAGCCCCGCGAGGATTTCCTCCAGGCGGTCGGGATCGCCCGTGTTCGCGGCGCGGTGGACGGTGGCGAGGACGTACTCGCCCGGGCGCAGTCCGAGGTCGACGCGGACGGTCGCGACCTCGATCGCCCGCTCGCGAACGTCGACGAGCGCGTCGTACATCACGTCGCCCGTGTTCCAGACGCCCTCGTCGATCCCCTCGCCCCGCAGCGTCTCCACGGCGCGCTCACACGGCGCACAGCAGACGTCGGCGAGGTGGTCGGCCATCACCCGGTTGCGCTCTTCGGGCATCTCCCAGTCGCCGCTCCGGAGCCCCGCCTCGACGTGGACGAGCGGCGTCGACCGCATCGACGCCACCAGCGCGCCCGCGAGCGTCGAGTTGGTGTCGCCGTAGACGAGCGCGGCGTCCGGCGCTTCGGCCTCGAACACGTCGTTCAACTCCGTCATCATGCGAGCGACCTGTACCGGGTGGGGCGCGGAGCCGACCCCGAGGTTGTACGCCGGGACCGGCAGGTCGAGTTCGTCGAAGAACACGCCGGAGAGTTCGTCGTCGTAGTGTTGGCCCGTGTGCACGAGCACCTCGTCGTGGGCGCCCTTGAGCCGTCGCGAGACGGGGAACGCCTTCACGAACTGCGGGCGCGCGCCGACGATCGTGAGCACGCGGCGGCGGTCAGTCGTCACGGTCGACCACCACGTGGAGCGAATCGTTCGCCTGCACGTCGAACGCCATCGCGAGCAGGGCGGCGAGCCCGCTCGTGAGGCCGAGGAGCACCAACGCGGGCCACTCGGCTGGGCCGGTATCACGGCTACGCACCGCCTGCAGGCCCTGGACGGCCCACGTGAGCATCCCGACGACACTCAGGACGTACAGCCCGACGAGCGGGTGGAACTCCCGGACGAGATACCGTCCTCTGAGCCGCCAGAGGAACCCCGACAGCAGCAGCCGCGACAGCCGTGGGACGAACGAGCGGTACCGGATCCCGCTCCGCTCCTCCCCGTAGATGGCCGGGATCGACACGTCGGCGACCGGGAGCCGCGCGACGTTGAGCGCCACCAGCAGGTCGTTGCGGAAGCCGTAGCCGTCGTAGAGGCGGTCGAGGTCGATCGTCTCGAGGGCGTGGCGGGAGATCGCCGTGTAGCCGTTCTGCGAGTCCATCAGCGTCCAGTAGCCGCTCGCCACGCGCGTGAGCCCGGTGAGGAGCGCGTTGCCGAACAGCCGCCACCGCGACATCCCGTCCCTGTGGCTGGGCGACAGCAGGCGGTTCCCCTTCGCGTACGCCGCGCGGCCGGCGACGAGCGGATCGAGCAGCCGATTCAGCATCTCGGGGTCCATCTGCCCGTCGCCGTCCATCACGGCGACGACGTCCATCCCGTCGGCGTGGGCACGCCGGTAGCCCGTCCTGATCGCCGCGCCGACCCCCTGGTTGGTCTCGTGACGTAGGGGGACGACGCGAACGTCCGCGTCCGAGCCCCCGTCGGCCACGGTGGCGACCGCGTCTCTCGTGGAGGCCGCACGCTCCGTCAGCACCTCCCAGGTCTCGTCTGTCGACGCGTCGTCGACCGGGTACACCCGATCGACGAACGTCGGCAGGGTGTCGATGACCTCCCCGACGAACGGTGCCTCGTTGTGCGCCGGCACCACCACGCCGACCGTGTGGTTACGATACATCGGTCCACCCCCCGTCGTCGGCGTCGGTGGTGGTGTCGGTGCTGGCGTCTGGTTCGTCGAGCGACCGGGGCGGTTCGCGCCCCCCGATCGTCAACACCTCGTGGTCGACGTCGTCGAGCCCGGGGAGGCCGCGCCCGTCGATCACGAGCAGGTCGTCGAAGCGGTCCCACTCGATGGTGGCGAACTCGGGATGGGCGGTCGCGACGACCACGCCGTCGAGCCCCATCCCGGGGAGCTCCGACAGTCGGGCCGTCGAGAACGCGGGCGACCGCACGCCGCCGTCGACCCGTACGTCGACCTCCACGTCGAGGTCGCGCTCGACGTCCACGTCGACGTACGGGTCGACGGCGACCACGTCGGCTCCCCGACGGATCAACTGCTCCGCGACGGCCAGCCCCGGCGACTCGCTCTTCTCCGCGACGCCCGGCCGGTACGCGACGCCGAGGACGGCGATCCGGGCGGTCTCGACCGACCGTCCCCGCTCTCCGAGCCGCCGAGTGAGCGTCTCGACGGTGAACTCGGGCATGGTGTGGTTCACCCACCGCGCGGTTCGGATCAGCGGCGTATCGGCCGAGACGCTGGCCATGAGGAAGTGGGGGTAGTACGGGATGCAGTGGCCCCCGACGCCGACGCCCGGGCGGTGTAAGTCACAGAACGGCTGGGTGTTGGCGGCGGAGATGGCAGCGTTGGCGCTCACGCCGAACTCCTCGGTGAACCGGGCCAGTTCGTTGGCGAGGGCGATGTTGACGTCGCGGTAGACGCCCTCGAACAGCTTGACGCACTCGGCGGTGGTCGCGTCGGCGGTCTCGATGACGCGGTTCGTCGTGAGTTCGTCGTAGACGAGCGCCGCCGCCCGCGTCGCCTCGTCGTCGGTCCCCCCGACGATCTTCGGGTACGCGCCGGAGATGTCACGGATCGCGCGCCCGCTCGACGTGCGCTCGGGACAGAACGCTACTCCGAAGGAGTCGTCCCGGAGGCCGCTCGCGTCGGCGAGCGTCGGCTCGACCACCCCGGCGGCGGTGCCCGGCGGGACGGTCGACTCGACG
This sequence is a window from Salinigranum marinum. Protein-coding genes within it:
- a CDS encoding glycosyltransferase family 2 protein, whose product is MYRNHTVGVVVPAHNEAPFVGEVIDTLPTFVDRVYPVDDASTDETWEVLTERAASTRDAVATVADGGSDADVRVVPLRHETNQGVGAAIRTGYRRAHADGMDVVAVMDGDGQMDPEMLNRLLDPLVAGRAAYAKGNRLLSPSHRDGMSRWRLFGNALLTGLTRVASGYWTLMDSQNGYTAISRHALETIDLDRLYDGYGFRNDLLVALNVARLPVADVSIPAIYGEERSGIRYRSFVPRLSRLLLSGFLWRLRGRYLVREFHPLVGLYVLSVVGMLTWAVQGLQAVRSRDTGPAEWPALVLLGLTSGLAALLAMAFDVQANDSLHVVVDRDD
- the wecB gene encoding non-hydrolyzing UDP-N-acetylglucosamine 2-epimerase, producing the protein MTTDRRRVLTIVGARPQFVKAFPVSRRLKGAHDEVLVHTGQHYDDELSGVFFDELDLPVPAYNLGVGSAPHPVQVARMMTELNDVFEAEAPDAALVYGDTNSTLAGALVASMRSTPLVHVEAGLRSGDWEMPEERNRVMADHLADVCCAPCERAVETLRGEGIDEGVWNTGDVMYDALVDVRERAIEVATVRVDLGLRPGEYVLATVHRAANTGDPDRLEEILAGLADAPYPVVFPVHPRTEAALREYGLWERATEALTVIEPVGYLEFVDLLDGAARVATDSGGVQKEALFLGTVCVTLREETEWIETVEAGWNTLVGASADAIRAALAERRVPSSSPDPYGDGDAAARIVEALADA
- a CDS encoding nucleotide sugar dehydrogenase: MSRQSPPLYGSVDEEPAQREAFAAGEFPVAVYGLGKIGLPLAAVFAEATGEVTGVDVDPAVVAAVEDGESPVDNEPYLDTFVEVLVAEGALRATLDAHAAAADARLHVVVVPTRLDASRDPDLSAVESVLEPIAGGLDPGDLVVVESTVPPGTAAGVVEPTLADASGLRDDSFGVAFCPERTSSGRAIRDISGAYPKIVGGTDDEATRAAALVYDELTTNRVIETADATTAECVKLFEGVYRDVNIALANELARFTEEFGVSANAAISAANTQPFCDLHRPGVGVGGHCIPYYPHFLMASVSADTPLIRTARWVNHTMPEFTVETLTRRLGERGRSVETARIAVLGVAYRPGVAEKSESPGLAVAEQLIRRGADVVAVDPYVDVDVERDLDVEVDVRVDGGVRSPAFSTARLSELPGMGLDGVVVATAHPEFATIEWDRFDDLLVIDGRGLPGLDDVDHEVLTIGGREPPRSLDEPDASTDTTTDADDGGWTDVS
- a CDS encoding GNAT family N-acetyltransferase; protein product: MNVEELSLSEWDEYLPASGVEVFHTTPALRVLDQHARGRLRLFGGFKGDNPVALCPVFEQQRRPGRLVVSPPPSMGVHRLGPVLMPNSPKRRTAELVNRRFVEGLLDTLDADTSLTLFRIVCSADYTDPRPFVWRGFDLQPRFTYVLDLADVTPEEAMRPFSKSLRREIDEDVDVTIDVEGRAGAREICESVTARYDEQDEPSPLRWPFVRDLVGALDDDCRVYVARDADGDYLSGMLVLVSDGTAYYWQGGASATYDGVSVNTLLHWRVIRDVIDAPELSDVTQYDLVGANTERICDYKRKFGGRLVPYYTVESGGIGMELAKSAYRLVAR
- a CDS encoding polysaccharide deacetylase family protein, with product MPDPDHSFALCLTHDVDRPYKTWAQSAYYALAERDPAHLTSLRPGTRPYWQFERIMRLEDELGVRSAFYFLNEPHLFGQGPSVWTDPTRWIQHLGRYDLARPEIVDVIHALDEGGWEVGLHGSYGSYADPDRLASETRVLESVLGHGVDGVRQHYLNLDGTDTWRAQRELGFNYDASLGSATEYGFANGYGVHRPFDDEFVTFPLTAMEVALPDPGESFERAATECDRLVEEAADNDAVMTVLWHPRFFNEQEFPGFGRLYRHLVEQAKERGAWVGPPGELYESLGPERLSRPAFA